Proteins encoded in a region of the Sugiyamaella lignohabitans strain CBS 10342 chromosome B, complete sequence genome:
- the YTA7 gene encoding Yta7p (Protein that localizes to chromatin; has a role in regulation of histone gene expression; has a bromodomain-like region that interacts with the N-terminal tail of histone H3, and an ATPase domain; relocalizes to the cytosol in response to hypoxia; potentially phosphorylated by Cdc28p; GO_component: GO:0005829 - cytosol [Evidence IDA] [PMID 22932476]; GO_component: GO:0042406 - extrinsic component of endoplasmic reticulum membrane [Evidence IDA] [PMID 19416104]; GO_component: GO:0005634 - nucleus [Evidence IDA] [PMID 14562095]; GO_component: GO:0005634 - nucleus [Evidence IDA] [PMID 19416104]; GO_component: GO:0005634 - nucleus [Evidence IDA] [PMID 22842922]; GO_component: GO:0005634 - nucleus [Evidence IDA] [PMID 22932476]; GO_function: GO:0005524 - ATP binding [Evidence IEA,IEA]; GO_function: GO:0003682 - chromatin binding [Evidence IDA] [PMID 18493054]; GO_function: GO:0003682 - chromatin binding [Evidence IDA,IMP] [PMID 19581291]; GO_function: GO:0042393 - histone binding [Evidence IDA] [PMID 16079223]; GO_function: GO:0042393 - histone binding [Evidence IDA,IMP] [PMID 19581291]; GO_function: GO:0017111 - nucleoside-triphosphatase activity [Evidence IEA]; GO_function: GO:0000166 - nucleotide binding [Evidence IEA,IEA]; GO_process: GO:0008152 - metabolic process [Evidence IEA]; GO_process: GO:0031936 - negative regulation of chromatin silencing [Evidence IMP] [PMID 15824130]; GO_process: GO:0031936 - negative regulation of chromatin silencing [Evidence IMP] [PMID 16079223]; GO_process: GO:0031936 - negative regulation of chromatin silencing [Evidence IMP] [PMID 19581291]; GO_process: GO:0000122 - negative regulation of transcription from RNA polymerase II promoter [Evidence IMP] [PMID 18493054]; GO_process: GO:0045944 - positive regulation of transcription from RNA polymerase II promoter [Evidence IMP] [PMID 19683497]), with amino-acid sequence MGQQYIGSAILHHLEGFHVQSFDLGTLLSDSTRTPEAAMIQLFVEARRHTPSVVYLPNVETWFATISDAAKSTFRSILRNINPTESVLVLGLSDVPYDELDPQLKDLFGYSSESYQELVPVSSAERLKEFFQILRYYISSKPTDYPDPDKRRKRVLEKLPAAPPEPEKIPTKGEQKQLEKKDMQLKNLLKFKLSGLMDLFKNRYKRFKKPPIEDFHLVHLFEPPPPELNIQPAYVKQGDKIVEVATGKSYYNMDLDIIEERLWNGFYSEPKQYLKDIEMISSDAVTTGDRERIIKASEMVANAQVVIDEIAMDTQFIQACKEMHQREIAKQKRILAEMSLNGSVNGPPLPNGTVAVSTVTEELPAILPSAGESEQATVTQVQSETVVEIDIEFNGTTEAKLKEQADDDVEMEEANSNIDSAVVENSEDAVTTLKTEPDSVSKSDPTPEPEPEPPVPAPEPEEKADVADPVPASPIPEPEPEPEPEPEPELQLDEELLSQFESRLVSECTKNELVVEQLEHINTCLVDTIWKHRTSWDRNSIIAHLHNSLDEVLKAVSATRQ; translated from the coding sequence ATGGGCCAGCAGTATATCGGATCTGCCATTTTGCATCATTTGGAGGGTTTCCATGTACAGTCTTTTGACCTTGGAACGTTGTTGAGTGACTCGACAAGGACCCCTGAGGCTGCTATGATCCAGCTGTTTGTGGAGGCAAGGAGACACACCCCGAGTGTGGTGTATTTGCCAAATGTCGAGACTTGGTTTGCAACTATTAGTGATGCCGCAAAGTCCACTTTTAGGAGCATTCTGAGAAACATCAATCCGACAGAGTCGGTTCTAGTACTTGGCTTGTCAGACGTTCCATACGATGAGCTGGATCCTCAGCTCAAGGATTTATTTGGATACTCGAGTGAAAGTTACCAGGAGTTGGTACCTGTATCATCCGCAGAACGGTTAAAAGAGTTTTTTCAAATCCTCAGATATTACATCTCGAGCAAGCCGACTGACTACCCAGATCCTGACAAACGCCGAAAACGTGTGCTGGAAAAGCTGCCAGCTGCACCACCAGAGCCTGAAAAGATTCCTACAAAGGGCgaacagaaacagctggagaagaaggacaTGCAACTTAAAAATCTTCTCAAGTTCAAACTGAGCGGACTGATGGATTTGTTCAAAAACCGATACAAGAGATTCAAAAAGCCTCCTATCGAGGACTTTCATCTAGTTCATTTATTTGAGCCTCCTCCACCAGAATTAAACATCCAGCCTGCTTATGTTAAGCAGGGTGATAAAATTGTTGAGGTTGCTACTGGGAAGAGCTATTATAACATGGATCTAGACATTATTGAAGAAAGGCTTTGGAATGGATTCTATTCTGAGCCCAAACAGTACTTGAAGGACATTGAAATGATTAGCTCGGATGCTGTTACTACTGGCGATAGGGAGAGGATAATCAAAGCATCAGAAATGGTTGCCAATGCCCAGGTGGTGATTGATGAGATTGCTATGGACACTCAGTTCATTCAGGCCTGTAAAGAGATGCACCAGCGAGAAATCGCCAAACAGAAGCGAATACTGGCAGAAATGAGTCTCAATGGAAGTGTCAATGGACCTCCTTTACCTAACGGGACAGTGGCAGTTTCTACTGTTACCGAAGAGCTGCCAGCAATACTACCGTCTGCTGGCGAGTCAGAACAAGCAACAGTGACCCAAGTGCAATCTGAGACGGTTGTGGAAATTGATATTGAGTTTAATGGTACCACCGAAGCGAAGCTCAAGGAACAGGCTGATGACGATGTGGAAATGGAAGAAGCAAACAGTAACATAGATTcagctgttgttgaaaacTCTGAGGACGCTGTTACGACGCTTAAAACGGAGCCAGACTCAGTTTCGAAATCAGATCCGACTCCAGAACCCGAGCCCGAgccaccagtaccagcacctgagccagaagaaaaggCCGATGTCGCGGATCCAGTACCAGCTTCGCCAATTCCAGAACCGGaaccagagccagagccAGAGCCAGAGCCAGAACTTCAACTCGATGAAGAGCTGCTGTCTCAATTTGAGTCACGTCTGGTCAGCGAGTGTACGAAAAACGAGCTTGTGGTAGAGCAACTGGAGCACATTAACACATGCCTGGTGGACACCATTTGGAAGCACCGCACGTCGTGGGACCGTAACAGCATCATCGCACATCTTCACAACAGTCTAGACGAGGTCCTCAAAGCGGTCAGTGCTACAAGGCAATAA
- the YTA7 gene encoding Yta7p (Protein that localizes to chromatin; has a role in regulation of histone gene expression; has a bromodomain-like region that interacts with the N-terminal tail of histone H3, and an ATPase domain; relocalizes to the cytosol in response to hypoxia; potentially phosphorylated by Cdc28p; GO_component: GO:0005829 - cytosol [Evidence IDA] [PMID 22932476]; GO_component: GO:0042406 - extrinsic component of endoplasmic reticulum membrane [Evidence IDA] [PMID 19416104]; GO_component: GO:0005634 - nucleus [Evidence IDA] [PMID 14562095]; GO_component: GO:0005634 - nucleus [Evidence IDA] [PMID 19416104]; GO_component: GO:0005634 - nucleus [Evidence IDA] [PMID 22842922]; GO_component: GO:0005634 - nucleus [Evidence IDA] [PMID 22932476]; GO_function: GO:0005524 - ATP binding [Evidence IEA,IEA]; GO_function: GO:0003682 - chromatin binding [Evidence IDA] [PMID 18493054]; GO_function: GO:0003682 - chromatin binding [Evidence IDA,IMP] [PMID 19581291]; GO_function: GO:0042393 - histone binding [Evidence IDA] [PMID 16079223]; GO_function: GO:0042393 - histone binding [Evidence IDA,IMP] [PMID 19581291]; GO_function: GO:0017111 - nucleoside-triphosphatase activity [Evidence IEA]; GO_function: GO:0000166 - nucleotide binding [Evidence IEA,IEA]; GO_process: GO:0008152 - metabolic process [Evidence IEA]; GO_process: GO:0031936 - negative regulation of chromatin silencing [Evidence IMP] [PMID 15824130]; GO_process: GO:0031936 - negative regulation of chromatin silencing [Evidence IMP] [PMID 16079223]; GO_process: GO:0031936 - negative regulation of chromatin silencing [Evidence IMP] [PMID 19581291]; GO_process: GO:0000122 - negative regulation of transcription from RNA polymerase II promoter [Evidence IMP] [PMID 18493054]; GO_process: GO:0045944 - positive regulation of transcription from RNA polymerase II promoter [Evidence IMP] [PMID 19683497]): protein MTVPSSKSYHSNGNGIGTGLDGFDDETDFRPLRNRGSIVKSYIESSGSDISDEDDSDSIANTRNRRNRLSGKAGSKNKDSSDSDTSGNGSESLTTAASFPIRLKIGTKAAKLIEMRNLRSRRQIDDDDDDGVEENHSGNGYINDEDEDGDISLSRSRSKKKDYNEDKDDEDEEEDVDEDEEDDESEKNKDDDDYEDAIIPRRRHSRKSINSSSATASKSTKSTSRSNNRSRRGNIDDDEDEYHELEEDDEENDSDEDNSGSDSEDSFEKSRKRNQDRGFIVSDDDESESYKRKKRRQKMAKRAKKVAASRSSRSRSRRRRVDDDDDEESEYESDNGQPEAEEDEIANLQEELRELRESATPPPEPVRKLQLRERKEVNYQILPPPLPDESFETVAVSPGRNTRRRGAGTGPIRRLFPTTGPFGGNDVVSVFGSGPGGIGAAAGAGGLGNFPGLPNVLGALGGPGGSGTGGGPNDPTALIDSDSSDDELIGAGGAGTAGAAGGAGKSKNNATGVSQFGIVKPKKPGLADADPLGIDTDIDFSAVGGLDNYIDQLKEMVTLPLRYPEIYQRFGITPPRGVLFHGPPGTGKTLMARALAASSAKEGKKITFFMRKGADCLSKWVGEAERQLRLLFEEARNQQPSIIFFDEIDGLAPVRSSKQEQIHASIVSTLLALMDGMDNRGQVIVIGATNRPDSVDPALRRPGRFDREFYFPLPDLEARKKIISINTKKWDPPLKPEFIDHVAGLTKGYGGADLRALCTEAALNAIQRKYPQIFMSNEKLLLDPQSIHVTPVDFMKSVDKIIPSSARSTSSGASPLPTRIEPLLGEPLKSIIHKLDNLLPRTKKLTPLEDALYEEIPDPDGGFARQEALKSKYFPLSYCLRRLGLRPRPRCSSCFARVGLRESDSLIGLLTV, encoded by the coding sequence ATGACTGTTCCGTCTAGTAAAAGTTACCATTCAAACGGAAACGGAATTGGAACTGGTCTCGACGGGTTCGACGACGAGACAGATTTCCGACCGCTTCGTAATCGTGGTAGTATCGTGAAAAGCTATATTGAGAGCAGTGGCAGTGATATCAGtgacgaagacgactcTGACAGTATAGCAAACACCCGAAACCGTCGGAATAGGCTATCTGGTAAGGCCGGTAGTAAAAACAAAGACAGTAGTGACAGTGACACGTCAGGGAATGGGTCAGAGTCTTTGACTACAGCGGCCTCTTTCCCAATCAGACTCAAGATAGGTACCAAAGCAGCTAAGCTTATTGAGATGAGAAACCTGCGATCTCGTCGTCAGAtcgatgacgatgatgacgatggtgTTGAGGAGAATCATTCTGGAAATGGGTATATTAAcgacgaggatgaagatgggGATATCAGTCTAAGTCGGAGTCGtagcaagaaaaaagattATAATGAAGACAAagacgatgaggatgaagaagaggatgtggacgaggatgaggaggatgacgaaagcgagaaaaataaagacgacgatgactATGAAGACGCTATAATTCCTCGAAGACGACATTCTCGGAAATCAATCAACTCATCGTCAGCAACTGCAAGTAAAAGTACGAAATCAACTAGTCGATCGAATAATAGAAGTAGAAGGGGGAATattgatgacgatgaggacGAGTATCATGAactagaagaagacgacgaagaaaacgactcgGACGAGGACaattctggttctgatagCGAAGACAGTTTTGAGAAGTCACGCAAACGCAACCAGGATCGCGGGTTTATAGTGTCGGATGATGACGAGTCTGAATCGTATAAACGCAAGAAAAGGCGCCAAAAAATGGCTAAACGAGCCAAGAAAGTTGCTGCTAGTAGAAGCAGTAGAAGCCGGTCTCGACGAAGACGAgttgatgacgacgatgacgaggaGTCGGAATACGAATCGGATAATGGCCAAccagaagctgaagaagatgagaTTGCTAATCTTCAGGAAGAATTGCGCGAACTACGTGAATCTGCTACACCACCTCCTGAACCAGTGAGAAAACTTCAGCTTCGAGAACGAAAAGAAGTCAACTACCAGATtttaccaccaccattacCAGACGAGTCTTTTGAGACGGTAGCAGTGTCTCCCGGTCGCAATACGCGGCGAAGAGGTGCTGGTACAGGTCCTATCCGAAGACTGTTTCCTACCACAGGACCATTTGGAGGAAACGACGTGGTCTCTGTATTCGGATCGGGTCCTGGTGGTAtaggagcagcagccggagCTGGTGGTCTAGGAAACTTCCCTGGTCTTCCAAACGTTTTAGGTGCTTTAGGAGGTCCTGGGGGCAGTGGTACAGGCGGAGGGCCTAATGATCCGACGGCGCTGATTGACTCTGATTCCAGTGATGACGAGTTGATTGGGGCTGGAGGAGCTGGCACCGCAGGAGCTGCCGGTGGCGCAGGAAAGTCGAAAAACAATGCCACTGGCGTGTCGCAGTTTGGCATCGTCAAGCCTAAAAAGCCCGGTCTTGCTGACGCCGACCCGCTAGGAATTGATACCGATATCGACTTTTCGGCCGTCGGTGGTCTGGACAATTATATTGACCAACTGAAAGAAATGGTCACCCTGCCACTTCGGTATCCGGAAATATATCAACGATTCGGCATCACTCCTCCACGAGGTGTATTATTTCATGGACCTCCCGGTACTGGTAAGACCCTCATGGCCCGAGCACTAGCCGCTAGCAGTGCTAAAGAAGGCAAAAAAATCACCTTTTTCATGCGGAAAGGTGCCGACTGTCTATCGAAATGGGTTGGTGAAGCTGAGCGACAGCTGCGATTATTGTTTGAAGAAGCCAGGAACCAGCAACCATCgattattttctttgacGAAATCGACGGTCTTGCCCCAGTAAGATCATccaaacaagaacaaatcCACGCTTCCATTGTATCAACTTTACTAGCATTGATGGATGGTATGGACAATCGTGGCCAAGTAATTGTTATTGGTGCGACAAATCGACCTGACTCGGTCGACCCAGCACTTCGTCGTCCCGGCCGTTTCGATAGAGAGTTCTACTTCCCTCTGCCTGATCTCGAAGCAAGGAAAAAAATCATCtccatcaacaccaaaaaaTGGGATCCTCCACTGAAACCCGAGTTCATTGATCACGTTGCTGGACTCACGAAAGGGTACGGAGGTGCTGACCTGCGTGCTCTGTGTACTGAGGCTGCTCTAAACGCGATCCAGCGGAAATACCCTCAAATTTTCATGTCCAACGAAAAACTTCTACTCGACCCGCAATCCATCCATGTAACTCCTGTGGATTTCATGAAATCCGTTGACAAGATCATCCCTTCGTCTGCTCGTTCGACTTCATCCGGTGCCTCTCCTCTACCCACCAGAATCGAACCTCTGCTTGGCGAGCCACTCAAAAGCATCATTCACAAACTCGATAACCTACTCCCTCGCACCAAAAAGCTCACTCCCCTCGAAGACGCTCTCTACGAAGAGATCCCGGACCCCGATGGCGGGTTTGCCAGACAGGAAGCCCTCAAAAGTAAGTACTTTCCGTTGTCGtattgcctccggcggctggggctccgccccagaccccgctgctcctcttgcttcgctcgagtcgggcttcggGAATCGGACTCGTTGATTGGATTGCTAACTGTTTAG